One Campylobacter sp. MIT 99-7217 genomic window, TATCGTTAATGAATCGCGCCTACCAAGAATCATCATGGCTATACTCATAGGAATGCTTCTAGCAAGCTCAGGAAGCGTAACGCAAACCGTTTTTGCAAACCCCATAGCCGATCCTTATATCATCGGCATAGCTTCAGCTGCAACCTTTGGAGCTGTTGTGGCGTATATGTTTAAAATTCCTGATTATTATTTTGGAATTTTTGGCTTTGTTTGTTGTTGTGTTTTTTCTTTGGGAATTTTTAAAATTTCAAAAAGAGCGTCTATTGCTACCTTGCTCATCATAGGCATTGCTGTATCTTCTTTTTTAGGAGCAATCACTTCTTTATGTATTTATTTTATAGGAGAAGATTCTTTTAGGATAGTAACTTGGCTTATGGGATATCTTGGGCTTGCGAGCTGGGATAAGGTTTTGATCATAAGTTTGCCTTTGATTTTTTGTTTGTTGTATTTTTATTTTCATAAAAATGAGCTTAATATCATTTTAAGTGGCGATGAAGAAGCAAGAAATTTAGGCGTTGATGCTGAAAAGCTCAAGATAAATTTGCTCATCGTCTCTTCTTTTGCGGTTGCTTTTGCGGTTGCTTTTAGTGGGCTTATAGGCTTTGTGGGACTTGTTATCCCTCATATTATCCGCTTAATGCTTAGAAATTACAACAATGCCATCGTTTTACCACTTTGCACCCTACTTGGTGGGCTTTTTTTGCTGCTTTGTGATACCTTGGCAAGAACGATTATAGCTCCTGTTGAACTGCCTATTGGAATTTTAACAGCCTTTTTTGGTGCGCCTGTATTTTTATACCTTGCTCTGAAAGTAAGGAGGTTTTTATGAGTGCTGAGTTAAATTTACGCATTCATGATCTTTGCTTTGATTATGGTCATGTTTGTATGCTAAAAAATATCAATTTAGAAGTTTTTAGTGGGGATTTTTTGGGTATTTTAGGACCAAATGGTTCTGGAAAAAGCACCCTAGTAAAAAATATACTTGGGATCTTACATGCAAAAAGTGGAGAAATAGAAATTTTTGGTAAAAATCTCAAATCATACTCTATCAAAGAACTTTCCAAAATCATAGGCTTTGTTCCACAAAAATCAGCCCTTTTTGTGCCTCTTTTAGTCGTTGATGTCTTGCTTATGGGAAGATACTCACAGCTAAAGCATTCTTATTCTAGCTATGATGAAAAGGATTTACAAGAAGTTGAAGCTCTTGCAAAAAAGCTTAATATACAAAATTTTCTTCAAAGAAATATACTTTCTTTAAGTGGGGGAGAATTTCAAAGGGTACTTCTTGCAAGAGCCTTGCTTAAAAAACCTAAAATTTTACTTCTTGATGAGCCAACAAGTGCTTTGGATTTAAACTATGCCTTGGAACTTTTAAGCGAATGTGAGAATTTGCTGAAAGAACAAAATATCAGCGTGGTCGCTATCTTACATGATTTAAATTTAGCAAGTCTTTTTTGCAACAAAATCATCTTTTTAAAAGACGGAGAACTTCGCTATCAAGGTAATGTTCAAGAACTTTTCAAAAAAGAAATTTTAAAAGAAATTTATGATTTAAATTGTGAAGTTTTATATCATGATAACAGACCTTATATCTTAACTTTAAAGGAAAAATAATGAAAAAGATTGTTATATTTTTCTGCCTTGCTTTTACTCTTTTATGGGCAAAGCAAGAACGCTTAGTTGTGCTTGATCCAGCGAGTATAGAAATTATTTATATGCTAGGTGCTGAAGAAAGTATCAAGGGTATTGCGACCTTGCAACAATCAAATATCTATCCTGAGGAAAAAACTAAAACACTCGAAAGTGTAGGAACTTTCTCAAATCCTTCTATAGAAAAAATAGTCGCTCTAAAGCCAAGCTTAGTGATTTTAAGTTCTTATTCTTTAAAGATAGAACAAAATTTAAAACAACTTGGACTAAAAACCATTTATCTTGAAGCAAAAAGATTTGATGATATGTATAAAAATATACAAACCCTAGCCAAACTCCTAGATAAACAAAAAGAAGGAGAGGCTCTCATTGCAAAAACTAAAGAGGAATTAAAAGGCCTCAGCCAAAATCCTATCAACAAAAGTGGGATTTTTCTTTTCTCAAGTAATCCCCTCATGGCTTTTTCAAGTAATTCTTTAATCGCTGATATTTTACAAATCATCGGCATTAAAAACCTCACGCCACAAAGTCAAATACAAAGACCTATCATATCAAGTGAATACATTTTGACCCAAAACCCTGATATGCTGATCTTAGGGATTCAAGCTACAGACATTGACGAACTTACAAGGCGAAATCCTTTGCTTAAATCCACAAAAGCTTATAAAAATAAGCGAATTTATGTGTATCCAAAAACGCATACCCTACTTCGTCTTAGTCCAAATATCATCGATCAGATCAAAAATTTAAAAACCGCCTTAGAAAAATAAAGTAAAGCCTAAAGGGCTTTACTATCTTAAGACTTTAAATTTAATAATAAATATTATATTATAAACTTGAATTAATTTTATTTATACTACAATAAGATTTTTTATTTTCAAGGAGCTAATTTGTTTAAATCCTTTTTTATGTCGGCTAAATGGGCTTTATGGGCTTATTTGGGGCTAGCTTTGTTGCTTGCTTTTTTGTATTTGCAAACCAGCTTAAATGTAGCCATAAATGAATGGTATAAAGACTTTTATGATGTGCTTCAAAAGCCAAAAATAGAACAAAAGCTTGAGGGCAATGCCCAAGAAGAACTTAACACAAGTAAGAATTTAGAACAGATCCAAAAGCAAGAAGAACTCGCTGCAAGCAAGCTTGAAAACTCAAATTTCTTAAACAAATCCTCGCTCATTTTTTATCAATATCTTATCCGTGAATTTTTCGATAAATCAAGCATTAGCGGACAGGATTCTTATAGTATCGATGATTTTTATTTACTTGTGGGCGTTTTTTTATGTATAGCCTTGCCTTATGTTTTAATAGCAACTATAAATATTTATTTTGCAAGTCTTTATGCTTTAAAATGGCGTGAAGCTATGACCTTTGAATACCTTAAATTTTGGAAAAATAAAGATGACAACATAGAAGGAAGCTCGCAAAGAATTCAAGAAGATATTTATAATTTTTCTAAGATAGTAGAAAGTCTTGGGCTTGCCTTTGTGCGTGCTTTGATGACGCTAATCGCATTTATCCCTATACTTTGGGCATTGAGCGAGCCTATATCTAAGGCTTTGTTTGTAAATTTAAGCGATGAAAGTGCTTTTAGCTTTCTTAAGTCTATCGATGGGCTTTTGGTTTATGTGGCTTTGTTTATTTCTCTTGGAGGGCTTTGCATTTCTTGGATCGTGGGCATAAAACTGCCCGGACTTGAGTATAACAACCAAAAAGCTGAAGCTGCTTTTAGAAAAGAACTTGTTTTTGCTGAAGATGATCGTAAAAAATACGCCAGCGAACCTACCATGATAGAGCTTTTCACAGGGCTTAAATTTAACTACAAAAGACTTTTTTTGCATTATGGGTATTTTAATATTTGGCTTATTTTATTTGAGCAAATGATTGTTATCGTTCCGCTTCTTATCGTTGCTCCTTCGCTTTTTGGAGGGGTAATCACGCTTGGTATTGTTATGCAAATGAATAATGCTTTTGATCAGGTTCGAAGCTCTTTTTCTGTTTTTATCACAAATTGGACAAAAATCACAGAACTTAGAAGTATCCACAAGCGTTTAAGTGAATTTGAGATCAATATAGCCTATAAAAAATCCAAAAAGCTCAAACGCCAAGGCTAAATTTTTGCTATAATTTCCTTTAAAAAAGGAAATTATGAAAGTTTTACAATTTTTCTATGATCACACACAGCAATTTAAAACAAGCTATGAAAGAAAGTTGAGCTTAGAAAGAAAAAATACCCTCATCAAAGGAGCAAAGGCTTGCGGCAAAAAAGCCTTTCTTTGCAACTTCTTAAGTTCTTTTGAAGCAAAAGAAATTTTGTTTTTAGACTTTGAGGATTTACGCTTTGAAGTGCTAAGTTTAAAGCATTTACAAGCTTTTTTAGAACAAAATCTACAAATCAAAATTCTTGTTTTCGAGCATGTGGGTAGGGATTTTTGTTTTGATTTTTCTAAGTTAAAAAATATATGTGTTTTTGTTACAAGTGAATTTAAGGATTTTAAACTTAAGGGCTTTGATGAATTAGAACTTGATTTTTTAGACTTTGAAGAGTTTATCAGCTCTTTAAAAACTCAAAATTTTCACTCTTTGCTGAGCTTATTTTTGCAAAATGGGCGTAGTGTTGGCGTAAATGATGATTTTTTAAAAGCACATTTTAGTTCTTTAGAGCTTGAAATTTTAAAATTTATTGCCTTAAATTTAGGACTTGAATTTAGCGTGAATGAGTTGTATCAAAACCTCAAACAAAGGCTTAAAATTTCTAAAGATAGTCTTTATAAAAGTGTAGAAAATTTGCACAATAGATATATTTTACACTTTGTCAAACATAATGAAAAAAATCTTAAAAAAGTCTATTTTACTGACTTTGCCATGAAAAATCTTTTAAGCATTAAAAAGGATTTTAAGCAACTTTTTGAAAATCTTGTTTTAAGTGAGCTTTTTAAATTTAAAGAAGAACTTTTTTACGATAAAAACTTTGATTTTATACTTCATTCAAAAAAGTTAGGCTTCATTTGCACGCCTTTTTTGGATACTGAACTCATTAAAATAAGGGCTAAAAAAATTCTTTCAAAAGCCTTACAAATGCAAATTTTTCATATCATTTTCATCACTCTTTCAAATGAGGAAATTTTTTATGAACAAGGCGTGAAATTTGAACTTATTTCTTTTGAAAAATGGGCTTTGGGTTTTTAAAATCAAATTTTCAAAAACCCATAAGATGCATTAAAACTTCTTACTTTGCACATCAGCAAGTATATCCTTAGCGCTTTTTTCAACACTCGTGCTGATCAAAGAAGCCTTATCAGCTATTTGTTTATTTTCGCTTGTAAGATCCTTAATATGTGTTATAGAATCATTGATTTGCTCTATACCTACGCTTTGTTCTTTGATAGAATCAGACATATCATTTATAGACTGATTAAGTAAGCTTGTGCTTGTTGAAATTTCACTTAAAGAACTTTGTGTTCTTTCAGCAAGTTTTCTAACCTCATCAGCAACAACGGCAAAGCCTCGTCCATGTTCTCCAGCCCTTGCAGCTTCAATGGCAGCATTAAGAGCAAGTAAGTTGATTTGATCAGCTATATCGCCTATGATACCTGTAACATTTTTGATCTCATCGCTTTGTTTGATCACCCCATCACTTTTATCTGAAATACTTTGCATGGAAAGTGAAATTTGCTCAACTGAAGCTTGGGCTTGATAAAGTAAAGAATTCGTTGAATTTACTCCTTGCATAAGTTTATCAACCATGACATGAAGTTCACTCGAGCTTTCTTCTAACTTGGTACTAAAATCAAGAGATGTTTTCAACATAGAACCCACCTCGCTACCTAGATGATTTATCCCGTTTAGCAAAACCTTAGCATCTTTTACATAATCATCTTCTTGTGTTATCCTTGCTGTAAAATCATTAGCCGAGTATGATTTTAAAATCTTTCCTATATTTCCTAATAAAAGATTCCAAACACGCAAAGCTTCATTGAGTAAATCAATAGATCTTTGAAGCTCTGGATTATCTGATTTTATTTGAACTTGACCTGACATATCGCCCTTTTTCATTTCAAAAACAACCTTTTCAAGAGCAAGAACAGCACTATGATCCATGTCTTGTCCCCTTTGTATACTCACGATATTTTCATTTATAGTCAAAGCCATTAATCCAAGCTCATCTTTTGAGTTGATTTGTATAGCCTTAGCACTTTTATTTTCACGCCTCAAATAAGCAAAAAAGCTTAACAAACCTTCTTGAAGCTTAGCAATGTCATTTTGAAATTTCCTAGCTATAACAAGGGCTAAAATAGCTCCAAGTATAAGCAATATAACCAAGGCATAAAGGTTAAATTTAATGTTTTGATTTAAAAACTCATAAAATATATCTTCTGGAATTTCTCCAGCCAAATACCAATGTAAATTTGGTAAATACTCGTTGACCAAGATACGCTTTTGCCCCTCAGCATTTTCAAAATGAAGCACCACATTATCCTGCGGATCTAAAATACGCTCAACAGTGCTTGCTGGATATCCTAAATTTTTAAGATTTTTCCCCACCATAGAATAATCAGTATGAGCCCTAATCTCTCCGCTTGAATCAGTAAGCATAATATTTCCATTTTCTCCAAATTTTTGCCTACTCATAAAATCAATAAATCCTTGCATATCAGCAACAACTCCGGTTATAGCTATGACTTTGCCATTTTTATCAAAAATTTTATAATTTACAAAAAGTGATATTTTTCCTGAGTCTCTTTGTGTATCTACATTTAAGGCATAATCATCTTGAGTTTTTATGAAATCAAGCACCCAGCCATCTTTTCCTCCCTCAGAAATATCAGCCTTATTTTTCGCATTTGATGAATAATAATGCTGGCTTTCAAGAGTGATCAAAAAAGTATCTAAAACATTAAATTCTTCAACAATGGCTCTTTGATTTTCAAAAAAATCAGGCAAAAAATCCTCATTTTCTCCACCTTCGATCCAAGCTTTGATAAAATGGTTATTTGCCATGGCTTGTGCGATGTAGATATTAGGGCGAAGTTGAAGTTTAATCTGACTTGAAATGATCTCAAGCATTTGAGGTAAGGTCTTTTTACTGAGTTCTTCTTTTGTAAATTCCTTGGTATTAAAATAATTCAAATACACAAGCACACTTGCAACCAAAAGTATAGCCAAAGAAATAGCAAACATAAGCTTTGTTTTAAATGAATGCAAGGTATCAACCTTAAAATGAGCTTTGGAAACCATATTTATCCTCCTTGAAATGTTAAAAAATATAACTATTCTTACAAAGTAATCAAGAATACTTCTCAATACAATATTATGTTTTAAATAGTATATTCTTAGTATTATAAAATACAAATTCGGAATTTTTTCTTAAAATTTACCCCCCCCCCCCCCCCCGTAATTTTTAAATTTTGTTACATTTTTTTACATAAAAATTTAATTTTTGAGAAGTAAATACTCAAAATTAAGCATATTCAAGGATAAAAACATTTTGTATAAAAATAAAAAGAAATTTAAAGAAGAAGTAAAATACACTAATAAATTTTAATATATCTTATCAAAAAGTTTATTCTAAAACCACGCCCTCATTGATCACAACTTCGCCGATGATGAAGGCGTCTGAGTTTTCAAGAACCTTTGAAATATTTTCAGCACTAACCACAAGCACAAGACCAACGCCCATGTTAAAGCTTCTATACATTTCACTTTCCTCAACGCATTCGCCGATTTGATAGAAAATTTCAGGAGTTTTTAAATGGTGTTTTCTAATCACCGCACCCATTCCTTTTGGAAAAATACGAGGCAAATTCTCCACCAAGCCACCGCCTGTGATATGTGCAAGAGCATTGATGAAAGGTTTTAGCTTCAAAAAGTCTTTGACATAAATTCTTGTAGGCTCTAGCAAGATATCAATGAGGCTTTTACCCTGTATCTTGTCATCAAATTTCATTTTTAAAGTCTCAAAAAGCACCTTTCTAGCTAAAGAATAGCCATTTGAGTGAAGCCCAGAGCTTGGCAAGCCCAAAAGCAAATCTCCATTTTTTACAAATTTACTTCTATCAATCTCATCTTCCTCAGCCATGCCAACAGCAAAGCCTGCTAGATCAAAGTCATCTTTGTTATACATTCCGGGCATTTCGGCTGTCTCGCCTCCTATCAAAGCACATTTTGCTTCCTTACAACCTTGTGCTATACTTGAAACAACAGCCCTTGCAACCTCTACATCAAGCTTAGCCGTAGCGTAATAATCCAAGAAAAACAAAGGTGTAGCAAAGTTGCAAATCAGATCATTCACGCACATAGCAACAAGATCTTGCCCTATGGTGTCATATCTTTTTGCATCAATAGCTAAACGAAGCTTAGTGCCAACCCCGTCTGTTGCTCCCAAAATCACAGGCTTTTTAAAGCCAGCAGGCAAGCGAAAAGCCCCAGAAAAAGAGCCTATACCACCGATGACATTTTCATTAAAAGTTTCTTTAACCTTTGGTTTAATAGCTTCAACAAAAGCATTTCCATTATCTATACTCACACCAGCATCTTCGTATGAAATTTTCATTTATTTTTCCTTAAATTTAAAAGGGTATTTTAGCTAAAAAAGTTTTAATAAGGACTAAAGATGAAAAATGCTTTTTTTGTAACTGCTAGCATAGCCTGTGGCAAATCAAGCTTTATGAAAATGGCTCAAGATAAGGGCTTTAACACAATAAACGCAGATTCTATCGCTCATCAAATTTTAGAAGAAAAGGCAGAACAAATCGCTACGCTCTTTAAAGATCATCATATTTTAAAAGATCAAAAGATCGATAGAAAAGCCTTAGCTTTGCTTATATTTAGCGATGAAAAAAGTAAAACAAAGCTTGAAAACTTCATGCACCCACTCATAAAAGATGAAATTTTAAAACAAGCCTTAGTTTTGGACGCCAAAAATAAAGCTTTTTTTATAGAGCTTCCTCTTTTTTTTGAAAATACAAACTATCAAGGTTTGGGAAAGAGTATCTTGATCTACGCCCCGAAAGAACTAAGCCTTCAAAGACTTATGCAAAGAGATAAACTAAGCAAAGAAGAAGCATTAAAAAGGCTCAATGCTCAACTTGATATAGAGATAAAAAAGCAAAAGGCTGATTTCATCATCGATAACAGCAAGGATCTAGTTCATTTTCAAGAGCAAAGCGAAATATTTTTTAATTCTCTAAATTTATGAGTCTTGTTTTCTTTTTAAAGCCTCTTTTTTACGCCTATCAAGCTCGATAGCATCGTGCAAAGCTTCTTCGCTATCATTAAGCGTGGTGAATTTATAATCATCATCAAACTGCTTGTTTTTAATCCCCCACAAAAAAGCTAGCAAAGCGATAGCAAAAGCGATGATAGAAACACTTATCATCATTATGATCACACCATTCATTTATTTATCCTTAAAGCATTTAAAATAACTATTATACTACTAAAAGACATAGAAAGAGCCGCGATTAAAGGATTTATAAGCCCTAAAAAAGCTAGAGGTATGGTAAGGGCGTTATAGGCTATGCTAAGGGCTAAGTTTTGCTTGATGATTGTAAAGGTTTTTAAGCAAAGCCTTATCGCCTCTTTCAAAGAAAACAAATCATTTTTTAAAAGCAAAACATCAGAGCTTTCAATAGCCAAATCAGAACCCTCCTTTAAAGAAATAGCCACAGCAGCGTATTTTAAAGCTAGGGCATCATTTACCCCATCTCCAACAAATAAAACCCTATTATTAAGACTTAATTCCTCAACAAAGTTCATTTTCGTTTCAGGCAAACAAGAAGCTTTAAAATCTTGCACTCCAAGCTCATCAGCTATCTTTTTAACAGCCTTGTAATTATCCCCTGAAAGTATGTAAATTTGCATTTTAAGGCTTTTAAGGTAAGAAATAAGCTCTTTTGCACCCTGTCTTAGTAAATTTTTTAACTCAAAATACGCCAAAACCTGCTTATTTTTTGCGAAAATAAAATGTGAATTTTCAAATTCTTTACAAACAATGCCATTTTCACGCATAAAATCAGCACTTCCTCCCAAAAACTCATCTTCGCCCAAATACGCCTTTATACCCCTTGCAGCAATATTTTCAACCCTTATAAAATCAAAATGCTTGATCTGTGTTTTTTGTTTCAAAAACTGAGCAACGCTCTTTGCAACAGGGTGCTTTGATAAATTTACAAAGCCCAAAAGCTCTTCTAAGCTTATAAGCTCATCGATAAAAAACTGATCAACCTCAAGCTTACTTTGGGTTAAAACCCCTGTTTTATCAAACACAGCAACATTGCACTTGCTTAAATCCTCTATCACAGAAGCATTTTTAAAAAGAACCTTTTGTTTTAGAGCTTTGCCAAGTGCTACGAGATTACTAACAGGCGTTGCAAGAGCCAAGGCACAAGGACAAGCGATAATCAAAACAGAAATGGCATTGATCAAGGAATTTTCAAAAGAAGCATGTTGATAAAAAAACCAAAATAAAAAGCAAAGCAAAGCAAGACTTAAAATGGTGCGTGAAAAATAAGCACTGATTTGATTAACAAGGCTTTGTATCTTTGCCTTTTTAAAATTTGAAAGCTCGAGCAAATGAATGATTTGTGCAAGTTTAGAATCCTCATAAAGCTTAGTTGCTTCATACTCCAAAACCCCATCAATCACTATACAAGCAGAAAAAACCTCCTTACCCTCGCTGATAAAAACAGGTTCATTTTCCCCACTCAAAGATGAAGTATCAAGGCTTGCTTCGCCCTTTTTGCAAATTCCATCAATAACGATTTTATCCCCACTTTTAAGCTGTATCAAATCGCCTATTTTGACCTCTCTTGCTTCTTTTAAAGCAAAGCAAGTTCCGTTAAAAACTAAAACCTCGCTAACCAAAAAGTCATTCAAACCATCGACGATATCAAGGGCGCGTTTTTTGCTAAAAACTTCTAAGTATTTGCCTATGAACACAAAACAAATAATCATCGCCACAGAGTCAAAATACACCTCCCCTGCCCTTGAAAACATCGCCCAAAGCGAGTAGAGATAAGCAAGACTTGCCCCACTTATGACTAAGGTGTCCATATTTAAGCTTTTATTTTTAAGAGCATTGAAAGCACTTTTATAAAAGCTTGAACCCGTATAAAAAAGCACAGGGCTTGCAAGGATAAACTCAGCGAAATTTAAAATATCCTTGATCTCCCTATCCATTCCGCTAAAAAATCCAGCATATTTTGCGACCGCTATCCACATCACATTCATCACGCAAGCTATGGCTACAACAAGTTTTGCGTAAAATTCTCTCTTTAATTCATTAGCTTTTTTTTCTTGTTTTAAGGGATCATATGCACTTGCTTCATAACCTATACTTTGGATAAGTTCTAAAATTTTCCTTAAGGAAATGAGTTGTGGATCAAAAACTACTCTTGCCTTATGAGTAACAGAATTTATATCAACCTCAAGCACTCCAGCTTCTTTGATCAAAACCTTTTCATTAAGCCAAACACAAGCAGAACAATGAATACCATAAATCAAAAGATAAATTTCATCAAAGCCCTCCTTTGTTTTTTTTACAAAATGGGTATAATCTTTTATTTCTTTTGAGATATTCACAGGGGCTAAACTTTGATGAGAAAGCCTTTCATAAAAGCCTTGCAAACCCTTATCGTGTAAAATTTCAAAAACGCTCTTACACCCTGTGCAACAAAAATAATTTTCCTCAACCTTGATCATTTGCTCTTGCTTAAAATCAAGTTTGCAATGAGAACATTTCATAATTTTTATTCTTTTCTAAGCTAAAATATTTTTATAATTATAAGCAAAATTTGACAAAAATGTATTTTTTTTCTAAAATCACATTTTTAATTTACTGCTAAAATCTACGAGGACTTATGGAAAATAACAAAAAGCAAAGAACACACATACCTGTTGAGGGGTATAAGATAGAAGATTTAAAGTTACTTGACTTAGAAAGTTTGATCAAAATCGCCAATGAATGCGAGATAGAAAATCCTAGAGAATTACGCCGTCAAGAGCTTATCTTTGAAATTTTAAAGGCTCAGACCAAAAAGGGCGGATTTATATTATTTACAGGAATTTTAGAGCTAAGCCCTGAGGGATATGGCTTTTTAAGGGGCATGGACTCAAATTTAAGCGATAGCGTTAATGATGCTTATGTATCAAACTCACAAATTCGTAAATTTGCTCTAAGAGTTGGAGATATCGTAACAGGACAAGTAAGAGAGCCAAAGGATCAAGAAAAATACTACGCCTTGCTTAAGATAGAAGCTATCAACTACCTACCCTTGCAAGAAGCCAAAGAAAGACCACTTTTTGATAACCTAACTCCTATTTTTCCAACCGAAAAAATAAGACTTGAATACGAAGCAACCAAGCTTGCAGGACGCGTTTTGGATCTTTTTGTACCTATAGGCAAGGGTCAAAGAGGGCTAATTGTCGCACCTCCTAGAACGGGTAAAACCGTGCTTATGAAAGGATTAGCTGCTGCTATTGAAAAAAACCACCCTGAAATGCATTTAATCGTGCTTTTAGTCGATGAAAGGCCAGAAGAAGTTACTGATATGCAGCGTTGCGTAAAAGGCGAGGTCTTTAGCTCGACCTTTGATCTGCCTGCTTATAATCATGTCAGAGTAGCTGAGCTAGTCATCGAAAAAGCAAAAAGAATGGTTGAAATGGGCAAAGATGTTATCATTTTGCTTGATAGTATCACGCGTTTAGCTAGGGCTTATAACACCGCTACACCAAGTTCTGGCAAGGTTTTAAGTGGGGGAGTTGATGCAAATGCACTTCATAAGCCAAAACGCTTTTTTGGAGCAGCTAGAAATATAGAAAATGGAGGCTCGCTAACGATAATAGCAACCGCACTTATCGATACAGGCTCAAGAATGGACGATGTGATTTTTGAAGAATTTAAAGGCACGGGAAATAGTGAAATTGTGCTTGATAGAAACATATCAGATAGAAGAATTTATCCAGCCATCAATATCATCAAATCAGGTACAAGAAAAGAAGAGCTTTTGCAAGGCGTGGCTGAGCTTCAAAAAATTTGGGCTATTCGTTCAGCCATTTCGCAAATGGACGACATAGAAGCCTTGAAATTCTTATACTCAAAAATGCTTAAAACAAAAGATAATATCGAACTTTTATCTATAATGAATGAGTGAAAATGCAACAAGCCTTAGCCATAAAATATCGCCCCAAAACCTTTGATGAACTTGTGGGACAAAAAACGGTCTCTCAAAGCCTAAAATATGCCTTAAATTCAGGAAGACTAGCTCATGCTTATCTTTTTTCAGGGCTTCGTGGTAGCGGAAAAACCTCGAGTGCTAGGATATTTTCTCGTGCTTTGGTGTGCGAGCAAGGACCAAGTGCTACGCCTTGTGGTGAGTGCAAGCAGTGCCTTGCAGCTTTACAAGGAAAGCATATTGATATCATCGAAATGGACGCAGCAAGCAACAGAGGACTTGAGGATATACAAGGACTTATCGAGCAAACCAAATACGCTCCTTCCATGGCACGCTTTAAAATTTTTATCATCGATGAGGTGCATATGCTTACTCCTCAAGCTGCAAATGCACTTTTAAAAACCCTTGAAGAACCGCCTGCTTATGTGAAATTTATCCTTGCAACAACAGATCCGCTTAAACTTCCTGCAACTGTGCTTTCAAGAAC contains:
- a CDS encoding FecCD family ABC transporter permease, with translation MLLNRIFLTYALILFAYITLFFISLMIGEVNLNLIDIFTALFTNEDETLSLIVNESRLPRIIMAILIGMLLASSGSVTQTVFANPIADPYIIGIASAATFGAVVAYMFKIPDYYFGIFGFVCCCVFSLGIFKISKRASIATLLIIGIAVSSFLGAITSLCIYFIGEDSFRIVTWLMGYLGLASWDKVLIISLPLIFCLLYFYFHKNELNIILSGDEEARNLGVDAEKLKINLLIVSSFAVAFAVAFSGLIGFVGLVIPHIIRLMLRNYNNAIVLPLCTLLGGLFLLLCDTLARTIIAPVELPIGILTAFFGAPVFLYLALKVRRFL
- a CDS encoding ABC transporter ATP-binding protein, whose amino-acid sequence is MSAELNLRIHDLCFDYGHVCMLKNINLEVFSGDFLGILGPNGSGKSTLVKNILGILHAKSGEIEIFGKNLKSYSIKELSKIIGFVPQKSALFVPLLVVDVLLMGRYSQLKHSYSSYDEKDLQEVEALAKKLNIQNFLQRNILSLSGGEFQRVLLARALLKKPKILLLDEPTSALDLNYALELLSECENLLKEQNISVVAILHDLNLASLFCNKIIFLKDGELRYQGNVQELFKKEILKEIYDLNCEVLYHDNRPYILTLKEK
- a CDS encoding ABC transporter substrate-binding protein — protein: MKKIVIFFCLAFTLLWAKQERLVVLDPASIEIIYMLGAEESIKGIATLQQSNIYPEEKTKTLESVGTFSNPSIEKIVALKPSLVILSSYSLKIEQNLKQLGLKTIYLEAKRFDDMYKNIQTLAKLLDKQKEGEALIAKTKEELKGLSQNPINKSGIFLFSSNPLMAFSSNSLIADILQIIGIKNLTPQSQIQRPIISSEYILTQNPDMLILGIQATDIDELTRRNPLLKSTKAYKNKRIYVYPKTHTLLRLSPNIIDQIKNLKTALEK
- a CDS encoding putative transporter; the protein is MSAKWALWAYLGLALLLAFLYLQTSLNVAINEWYKDFYDVLQKPKIEQKLEGNAQEELNTSKNLEQIQKQEELAASKLENSNFLNKSSLIFYQYLIREFFDKSSISGQDSYSIDDFYLLVGVFLCIALPYVLIATINIYFASLYALKWREAMTFEYLKFWKNKDDNIEGSSQRIQEDIYNFSKIVESLGLAFVRALMTLIAFIPILWALSEPISKALFVNLSDESAFSFLKSIDGLLVYVALFISLGGLCISWIVGIKLPGLEYNNQKAEAAFRKELVFAEDDRKKYASEPTMIELFTGLKFNYKRLFLHYGYFNIWLILFEQMIVIVPLLIVAPSLFGGVITLGIVMQMNNAFDQVRSSFSVFITNWTKITELRSIHKRLSEFEINIAYKKSKKLKRQG
- a CDS encoding ATP-binding protein — protein: MKVLQFFYDHTQQFKTSYERKLSLERKNTLIKGAKACGKKAFLCNFLSSFEAKEILFLDFEDLRFEVLSLKHLQAFLEQNLQIKILVFEHVGRDFCFDFSKLKNICVFVTSEFKDFKLKGFDELELDFLDFEEFISSLKTQNFHSLLSLFLQNGRSVGVNDDFLKAHFSSLELEILKFIALNLGLEFSVNELYQNLKQRLKISKDSLYKSVENLHNRYILHFVKHNEKNLKKVYFTDFAMKNLLSIKKDFKQLFENLVLSELFKFKEELFYDKNFDFILHSKKLGFICTPFLDTELIKIRAKKILSKALQMQIFHIIFITLSNEEIFYEQGVKFELISFEKWALGF
- a CDS encoding methyl-accepting chemotaxis protein, which encodes MALTINENIVSIQRGQDMDHSAVLALEKVVFEMKKGDMSGQVQIKSDNPELQRSIDLLNEALRVWNLLLGNIGKILKSYSANDFTARITQEDDYVKDAKVLLNGINHLGSEVGSMLKTSLDFSTKLEESSSELHVMVDKLMQGVNSTNSLLYQAQASVEQISLSMQSISDKSDGVIKQSDEIKNVTGIIGDIADQINLLALNAAIEAARAGEHGRGFAVVADEVRKLAERTQSSLSEISTSTSLLNQSINDMSDSIKEQSVGIEQINDSITHIKDLTSENKQIADKASLISTSVEKSAKDILADVQSKKF
- the purM gene encoding phosphoribosylformylglycinamidine cyclo-ligase, with amino-acid sequence MKISYEDAGVSIDNGNAFVEAIKPKVKETFNENVIGGIGSFSGAFRLPAGFKKPVILGATDGVGTKLRLAIDAKRYDTIGQDLVAMCVNDLICNFATPLFFLDYYATAKLDVEVARAVVSSIAQGCKEAKCALIGGETAEMPGMYNKDDFDLAGFAVGMAEEDEIDRSKFVKNGDLLLGLPSSGLHSNGYSLARKVLFETLKMKFDDKIQGKSLIDILLEPTRIYVKDFLKLKPFINALAHITGGGLVENLPRIFPKGMGAVIRKHHLKTPEIFYQIGECVEESEMYRSFNMGVGLVLVVSAENISKVLENSDAFIIGEVVINEGVVLE